The Humulus lupulus chromosome 3, drHumLupu1.1, whole genome shotgun sequence genome window below encodes:
- the LOC133823572 gene encoding uncharacterized protein LOC133823572 has protein sequence MFKLQMKIRLFFTHSLSSNSNMTTVRMIDIAVNFTDGMFKGMYNGKQCHVADIATVLSRAWRAGVDRIIVTGGSLEESREALAIAETDGRLFCTVGVHPTRCKEFEESGDPDKHFQALLSLAQEGIEKGKVVAIGECGLDYDRLFFCPAEVQKKYFEKQFELAHATKLPMFLHMRAAADDFCKIVERNKDRFTSGVTHSFTDSAEDRDKLLSFKNMYIGVNGCSLKTKENLDVVRDIPIERLMIETDSPYCDIRSTHAGNTFVKSIWPSKKKEKYEEESLVKGRNEPCLVRQVLEVVAGCKGISDIEQLSRTIYHNTCRVFFPQDLDSAADALLSSGHNP, from the exons ATGTTTAAGTTGCAGATGAAGATTAGACTGTTCTTCACTCACTCTTTAAGCTCGAATTCGAACATGACGACCGTACGGATGATAG ATATAGCAGTCAACTTCACAG ATGGAATGTTTAAAGGAATGTATAATGGAAAACAATGCCATGTTGCGGATATAGCCACGGTTTTGAGCAGAGCTTGGAGGGCTGGCGTTGACCGCATAATT GTTACTGGTGGTTCGCTTGAGGAGTCAAGGGAAGCTCTTGCCATTGCCGAAACCGATG GAAGGCTTTTTTGTACGGTTGGAGTGCATCCTACGAGGTGCAAG GAGTTTGAAGAGAGTGGAGACCCGGATAAGCATTTTCAGGCTCTTTTGTCATTAGCTCAAGAGGGGATAGAGAAAGGGAAG GTGGTTGCGATTGGTGAATGTGGACTAGACTATGATAGGCTTTTCTTTTGCCCTGCAGAGGTTCAAAAGAA GTATTTTGAGAAGCAGTTTGAATTGGCACATGCCACAAAGCTACCCATGTTTCTTCATATGCGTGCGGCTGCTGATGATTTCTGTAAAATTGTGGAGAGAAATAAAGACAG GTTCACTTCTGGGGTCACCCATTCATTTACTGATAGTGCAGAAGACAGAGACAAACTTCTTTCCTTTAAGAATATGTATATAG GTGTAAATGGTTGCTCtctcaaaacaaaagaaaatcttGATGTTGTGAGGGACATTCCAATAGAGAGACTAATGATTGAGACGGATTCGCCATATTGTGATATTAGGAGCACTCATGCTGGAAATACTTTTGTCAAGTCCATTTGGCCTTCTAAAAAGAAGGAGAAGTATGAAGAAGAAAGCCTTGTCAAAGGCCGCAATGAACCCTGTTTAGTTCG GCAAGTTCTTGAGGTTGTGGCTGGTTGTAAAGGTATCAGTGACATAGAGCAGCTGAGCAGGACAATATATCACAATACTTGCAG GGTTTTCTTCCCCCAGGATCTTGATTCTGCAGCAGATGCCCTTCTTTCATCAGGGCACAATCCATAG